In Mycolicibacterium mucogenicum DSM 44124, the following are encoded in one genomic region:
- the scpA gene encoding methylmalonyl-CoA mutase yields the protein MTASDVTTIGSFADVPLHGESPVAPSSSAVDTHVADAAQAHGYTAEQLTWSTPEGIDVKPVYIAEDRDAVAAAGYPLDSFPGTPPFIRGPYPTMYVNQPWTIRQYAGFSTAAESNAFYRRNLAAGQKGLSVAFDLATHRGYDSDHPRVQGDVGMAGVAIDSILDMRQLFDGIDLGSVSVSMTMNGAVLPILALYVVAAEEQGVPPEKLAGTIQNDILKEFMVRNTYIYPPKSSMRIISDIFGYTSTKMPKFNSISISGYHIQEAGATADLELAYTLADGVEYIKAGLDAGLDIDKFAPRLSFFWGIGMNFFMEVAKLRAGRLLWSELVAEFSPKSEKSLSLRTHSQTSGWSLTAQDPFNNVARTCIEAMAATQGHTQSLHTNALDEALALPTDFSARIARNTQLLLQQESGTTRPIDPWGGSYYVEWLTHQLAEKARAHIKEVAEHGGMAQAIGEGIPKLRIEEAAARTQARIDSGAQTVIGVNKYQVDEDQEIEVLKVENSRVRAEQLAKLEQLRADRDEAATQAALAELTRAAGESGHAGEDGLGNNLMALAINAARAKATVGEISDALEKVYGRHQAEIRTIAGVYRDEVGKTGNVSTATELVEKFAEADGRRPRILVAKMGQDGHDRGQKVIATAFADIGFDVDVGSLFSTPDEVARQAADNDVHVVGVSSLAAGHLTLVPALRDALAEVGRPDIMVVVGGVIPPGDFDELYEAGAAAIFPPGTVIADAAIGLLGKLAERLGYKL from the coding sequence ATGACCGCTTCTGACGTGACCACAATCGGTAGTTTCGCCGACGTCCCGCTACACGGAGAGAGCCCGGTAGCGCCGTCCTCCAGCGCCGTTGACACCCACGTCGCCGACGCGGCGCAGGCGCACGGCTACACCGCGGAGCAGCTCACCTGGTCGACGCCCGAGGGCATCGACGTCAAGCCGGTGTACATCGCCGAAGACCGTGACGCCGTCGCCGCGGCCGGCTACCCGCTGGACAGTTTCCCGGGCACCCCGCCGTTCATCCGCGGGCCGTACCCGACCATGTACGTGAACCAGCCGTGGACCATCCGTCAGTACGCTGGGTTCTCCACCGCCGCCGAGTCCAACGCGTTCTACCGCCGCAACCTGGCCGCCGGCCAGAAGGGCCTGTCGGTCGCGTTCGACCTCGCCACCCACCGCGGCTACGACTCGGACCACCCGCGCGTCCAGGGCGATGTCGGAATGGCCGGTGTGGCAATCGATTCCATCCTCGACATGCGTCAGCTGTTCGACGGTATCGACCTGGGCAGCGTCAGCGTCTCGATGACGATGAACGGCGCCGTGCTGCCGATCCTCGCGCTCTACGTCGTGGCCGCCGAGGAACAGGGCGTGCCGCCGGAGAAACTGGCCGGGACCATCCAGAACGACATCCTCAAAGAGTTCATGGTCCGGAACACCTACATCTATCCGCCGAAGTCGTCGATGCGGATCATCTCGGACATCTTCGGCTACACCAGCACCAAGATGCCGAAGTTCAACTCGATCTCCATCTCGGGCTACCACATCCAAGAGGCCGGGGCCACAGCGGATTTGGAGCTGGCGTACACGCTGGCCGACGGCGTCGAGTACATCAAGGCCGGCCTCGACGCGGGCCTGGACATCGACAAGTTCGCGCCGCGCCTGTCGTTCTTCTGGGGCATCGGCATGAACTTCTTCATGGAGGTGGCCAAGCTGCGCGCCGGCCGTCTGCTGTGGAGCGAGCTGGTCGCCGAGTTCAGTCCCAAGAGCGAGAAGTCGCTGTCGCTGCGTACCCACTCGCAGACCTCGGGCTGGTCGCTGACGGCGCAGGACCCGTTCAACAACGTCGCGCGCACGTGTATCGAGGCCATGGCCGCCACGCAGGGCCACACGCAGTCGCTGCACACCAACGCCCTCGACGAGGCGCTGGCGCTGCCCACCGACTTCTCGGCCCGCATCGCCCGCAACACCCAGCTGTTGCTGCAGCAGGAGTCGGGCACCACGCGGCCCATCGACCCCTGGGGCGGCTCGTACTACGTCGAGTGGCTGACCCACCAGCTCGCCGAGAAGGCCCGCGCGCACATCAAGGAGGTCGCCGAGCACGGCGGCATGGCGCAGGCCATCGGCGAAGGCATCCCGAAGCTGCGCATCGAAGAGGCCGCCGCACGTACCCAGGCCCGCATCGACTCCGGTGCCCAGACGGTGATCGGCGTCAACAAGTACCAGGTGGACGAGGACCAGGAGATCGAGGTCCTCAAGGTCGAGAACAGCCGGGTGCGGGCCGAGCAGCTCGCCAAGCTCGAGCAGCTGCGCGCCGACCGCGACGAGGCCGCCACCCAGGCGGCACTGGCCGAATTGACCCGCGCCGCAGGCGAATCCGGGCACGCCGGGGAAGACGGACTGGGCAACAACCTGATGGCGCTGGCCATCAACGCGGCCCGCGCCAAGGCCACCGTCGGCGAGATCTCCGACGCGCTGGAGAAGGTGTACGGCCGGCACCAGGCCGAGATCCGCACCATCGCCGGCGTCTACCGCGACGAGGTGGGGAAGACCGGAAACGTGAGCACCGCAACCGAATTGGTCGAGAAGTTCGCCGAGGCCGACGGCCGTCGCCCCCGCATCCTGGTGGCCAAGATGGGCCAGGACGGCCACGACCGCGGCCAGAAGGTCATCGCCACCGCGTTCGCCGACATCGGCTTCGACGTGGACGTCGGCTCGCTGTTCTCCACGCCCGACGAGGTGGCGCGGCAGGCGGCGGACAACGACGTGCACGTGGTCGGGGTGTCGTCGCTGGCGGCGGGTCACCTCACGCTGGTGCCCGCGCTGCGCGACGCACTGGCCGAGGTGGGGCGTCCGGACATCATGGTCGTGGTCGGCGGCGTGATCCCGCCGGGCGACTTCGACGAGCTGTACGAGGCGGGCGCCGCGGCGATCTTCCCGCCCGGGACGGTGATCGCCGACGCCGCGATCGGCCTGTTGGGCAAGCTCGCCGAGCGGCTGGGCTACAAGCTCTGA
- the meaB gene encoding methylmalonyl Co-A mutase-associated GTPase MeaB, which yields MTTPVPELAARIRAGDRAALSRAITLVESTRADHRDAAQQLLLELTPEAGSALHVGITGVPGVGKSTTIEALGMHLIGRGHRVAVLAVDPSSTRTGGSILGDKTRMAQLAVQPEAYIRPSPTSGTLGGVAKATRETIVLLEAAGYDVVLVETVGVGQSEVTVANMVDTFVFLTLARTGDQLQGIKKGVLELADVIVVNKADGEHAIEAKAAARELSGAIRLIYPRDTLWRPPVLTMSALTGDGLAAMWDTVLKHRETLSAAGEFEARRRAQQVDWTWTMVRDTVLDRVLSNPAVKANRDEVERQVREGELTPALAAQRIIDLAN from the coding sequence ATGACGACCCCGGTTCCTGAACTCGCAGCCAGGATCCGGGCCGGCGATCGAGCGGCGCTGTCACGTGCCATCACGCTGGTCGAGTCCACCCGGGCCGACCATCGTGATGCCGCGCAGCAGTTGCTGCTCGAGCTGACCCCAGAAGCCGGCAGCGCGCTGCACGTCGGCATCACCGGCGTCCCCGGCGTCGGCAAGTCGACGACGATCGAAGCGCTCGGCATGCACCTCATCGGGCGGGGCCACCGCGTCGCAGTGCTGGCCGTCGACCCGTCGTCGACCCGTACCGGTGGTTCGATCCTCGGCGACAAGACCCGGATGGCGCAGCTGGCCGTGCAGCCGGAGGCCTACATCCGGCCGTCACCGACGTCGGGCACGCTCGGCGGGGTCGCCAAGGCCACCCGCGAGACCATCGTGCTGCTGGAGGCGGCCGGCTACGACGTGGTCCTGGTCGAGACCGTCGGCGTCGGCCAGTCGGAGGTGACGGTGGCCAACATGGTCGACACCTTCGTCTTCCTGACGCTGGCCCGCACCGGTGACCAGTTGCAGGGAATCAAGAAGGGCGTGCTGGAGCTCGCCGACGTCATCGTCGTCAACAAGGCCGACGGCGAGCACGCCATCGAAGCCAAGGCCGCGGCGCGGGAACTGTCCGGGGCGATCCGGTTGATCTATCCGCGCGACACGCTGTGGCGGCCCCCGGTGCTGACCATGAGCGCGCTGACCGGCGACGGTCTGGCCGCGATGTGGGACACCGTGCTCAAACATCGTGAAACCCTCAGCGCGGCAGGCGAATTCGAGGCCCGGCGGCGCGCCCAGCAGGTCGACTGGACCTGGACGATGGTGCGGGACACGGTCCTGGACCGGGTGCTGTCGAATCCTGCCGTCAAGGCCAATCGCGACGAGGTGGAACGTCAGGTGCGCGAGGGTGAGCTGACGCCGGCGTTGGCCGCGCAGCGCATCATCGACCTCGCGAACTGA
- a CDS encoding serine hydrolase domain-containing protein, with protein MTNAIRRERNVAPLRSAGGPLPQGVHGAADPSFATVVRAFSAMFPSRYLGGGALSVYLDGVPVVDVWTGWADRWGTRPWDADTGAMVFSATKGLASTVIHRLADRGLIAYDAPVAEYWPAFGANGKAGVTVRELMRHRAGLSQLNGATRDELMDHRLMERRLAAAPMSWMKGRPAYHAITYGWLLSGLARAVTGQSMRELFRTELAEPLGTDGLHLGRPAADAPTQPAQIIGPQFRIRNPLFDAVAPHVAKLPFSGGFGSMYFTGMRSMAQGDTPLLDSEMPGANGVATARSLGRVYGAMANGGQIDGLRFLSAGTVAQLRGTGSVFPDLGLGLPMDFNLGYHGVPFPGVMPGFGHVGLGGSLGWADPDRGLAFGFVHNRLLTPLMLADQAGFVALAAMVRHGAAQARSNGFCRVTEFGASYADPAPVAG; from the coding sequence ATGACCAACGCTATTCGCCGGGAGCGCAACGTCGCGCCTCTCCGGTCCGCCGGCGGGCCTCTTCCGCAGGGCGTCCACGGTGCCGCTGACCCGAGTTTCGCAACGGTGGTGCGGGCCTTTTCCGCCATGTTCCCCAGTCGCTATCTGGGCGGCGGCGCCCTCTCGGTGTACCTCGACGGCGTTCCCGTCGTCGACGTGTGGACGGGGTGGGCCGACCGGTGGGGCACCCGGCCGTGGGACGCCGACACCGGCGCCATGGTGTTCTCGGCGACCAAGGGGTTGGCCTCGACCGTCATCCACCGCCTGGCCGACCGGGGCCTGATCGCCTACGACGCGCCCGTGGCCGAGTACTGGCCGGCCTTCGGGGCCAACGGCAAGGCCGGCGTGACCGTGCGGGAGCTGATGCGGCACCGCGCCGGGCTGTCGCAGCTGAACGGCGCCACGCGCGACGAGCTGATGGACCACCGCCTCATGGAACGGCGGCTGGCGGCGGCTCCGATGAGCTGGATGAAGGGCCGCCCGGCGTACCACGCCATCACCTACGGCTGGCTGTTGTCGGGCCTGGCCCGCGCGGTGACGGGTCAGAGCATGCGTGAACTGTTCCGCACCGAGCTGGCGGAGCCGCTCGGCACCGACGGCCTGCATCTCGGCCGCCCGGCCGCGGACGCGCCCACTCAGCCCGCGCAGATCATCGGCCCGCAGTTCCGCATCCGCAATCCGCTGTTCGACGCGGTGGCGCCGCACGTGGCGAAGTTGCCGTTCTCCGGCGGCTTCGGCTCGATGTACTTCACCGGCATGCGGTCGATGGCGCAGGGCGACACGCCGCTGCTCGATTCCGAGATGCCGGGCGCCAACGGCGTGGCCACGGCTCGATCGCTGGGGCGCGTGTACGGCGCGATGGCCAACGGCGGCCAGATCGACGGCCTGCGCTTCCTGTCCGCGGGCACGGTGGCACAGCTGCGGGGGACCGGCAGCGTCTTTCCTGATCTGGGCCTCGGCCTGCCCATGGATTTCAACCTCGGATACCACGGCGTGCCGTTCCCCGGTGTCATGCCCGGCTTCGGTCACGTCGGTCTCGGCGGGTCGCTGGGATGGGCGGATCCGGACCGCGGTCTGGCTTTCGGCTTCGTGCACAACCGCCTGCTGACGCCGCTGATGCTGGCCGATCAGGCCGGTTTCGTGGCACTCGCGGCAATGGTGCGACACGGCGCGGCGCAGGCGCGCAGCAACGGCTTCTGCCGGGTCACGGAGTTCGGTGCGTCATACGCCGATCCGGCTCCGGTTGCGGGCTGA